In Bactrocera oleae isolate idBacOlea1 chromosome 3, idBacOlea1, whole genome shotgun sequence, a genomic segment contains:
- the LOC106614945 gene encoding FAD-dependent oxidoreductase domain-containing protein 1, translating to MMSKYAHIISFGMRTELSSDILRSFSRINAVYQGKHDVISKRSMSVQSHRKCNVVVIGGGAVGSSTAYWLKKRANRDLSVIVLERDPTYKEASTVLSVGGVRQQFSLPENIQMSVFGAEFIQNSTKYFGDVDLCFRPNGYLVLSSEKCAQTLQDNSKLQNELGARNELLTPSQLIRKFPWINTDDVALGCYGFENEGWFDPWALLGGFRSRAKEFGAEFLHGEVLGFDISNNSETLNSVKVQAKNKETCVVDFDICVLAAGARSGQIAQHANIGTGAGALSIPLPVEPRKRFVYVFTTQGGNAPGPGTPLTIDLDGTYFRRDGMGSNFITGRSPCNEQSEPPVTNLDVDHEFFETYIWPTLAKRCTAFESIKVCGSWAGYYEYNTFDENGIVGPHTYYKNLLIATGFSGHGIQQSPAVGRAISELILDGNFKSIDLSRLGFDRIASNRKMCESNIY from the exons ATGATGTCGAAGTACGCGCACATAATCAGTTTTGGAATGCGGACTGAATTGTCATCGGATATTCTTCGTTCGTTCTCAAGGATAAATGCAGTGTATCAAGGAAAACATGATGTTATTAGTAAACGATCGATGAGTGTTCAATCGCATCGTAAATGTAATGTGGTAGTTATAGGAGGAGGAGCGGTGGGATCATCTACAGCATATTGGTTGAAAAAGCGAGCTAACAGAGACCTCAGCGTCATTGTTCTTGAACGAGATCCAACT tacAAAGAAGCCTCCACTGTATTGTCTGTCGGTGGCGTTCGGCAACAATTCTCCTTAcctgaaaatattcaaatgtctGTATTTGGCGCCGAATTCATACAgaattcaacaaaatatttcggCGATGTGGATTTGTGTTTTCGGCCTAATGGATATCTAGTTCTATCCTCTGAGAAATGTGCCCAAACTTTGCAAGATAACTCCAAGTTGCAAAATGAGCTGGGCGCTCGAAATGAATTATTAACACCATCTCAACTAATACGGAAATTTCCATGGATTAATACTGATGACGTAGCATTGG gGTGTTATGGGTTCGAAAATGAGGGATGGTTTGATCCATGGGCACTTTTGGGGGGTTTTCGTAGCCGAGCTAAAGAGTTTGGGGCTGAGTTTCTGCATGGCGAAGTACTGGGTTTTGATATCTCTAATAATTCAGAAACACTGAATTCAGTGAAGGTTCAAGCTAAAAACAAAGAGACTTGCGTTGTCGATTTCGATATTTGTGTTTTGGCTGCTGGGGCCCGCTCAGGCCAAATAGCCCAACATGCAAATATTGGCACAGGAGCGGGTGCATTATCGATACCATTGCCCGTTGAACCACGAAAGcggtttgtttatgtttttactACCCAGGGAGGGAATGCACCCGGTCCAGGTACACCTTTAACTATCGATCTTGATGGCACATATTTCAGACGAGATGGCATGGGTAGTAATTTTATTACCGGCCGAAGCCCATGCAATGAACAATCCGAGCCTCCAGTTACCAACTTGGACGTAGATCATGAATTCTTCGAGACATATATATGGCCAACTTTGGCGAAGCGTTGCACTGCATTTGAATCGATTAAAGTTTGCGGAAGTTGGGCCGGATATTATGAGTATAATACGTTCGATGAAAACGGAATAGTCGGGCCACATACTTACTATAAGAACCTTTTAATTGCAACGGGTTTTAGCGGACATGGGATTCAACAATCGCCGGCAGTGGGACGAGCCATTTCAGAATTAATATTAGATggtaattttaaaagtattgaTCTAAGTCGTCTTGGGTTCGATAGGATTGCGTCCAATAGAAAAATGTGtgaatcaaatatatactaa
- the LOC106614949 gene encoding uncharacterized protein — MEIIPEGKHFRLVQESELPEILEYLERYIPESLKFHQTIKTYLNDRVWDFYFYVSKEWPEKPIILHFPGCTLTPNNNIYQSFGIFCPSTQIECVDLMRTEDILIDWKKPLYLNFTHIAIMNRLDDFYSTIGVMERLEGDIYVCNKLNTDLELEELSDDAEMRPLTAEDVKAIHDLYPASEIERIEVFEILVQVLPGLGIFRKDTNELAAWMVHSYYGAMFSMQTRPEYRRKGYGIRLARSLTKLVIERGYSPFVVIRPQNDASRNLYTKLGFTKAYETCRVKMTPDLTDEIRREGPLTNPQAATNGVSNAKGPSTRADYDTEANKENQPVDEGIEDMLAEKCDIGKEEMCTAHVKAAMDEGIEEDK, encoded by the exons ATGGAAATCATTCCTGAAGGAAAACATTTTCGTTTGGTACAAGAATCTGAGCTTCCAGAAATTTTGGAGTATTTGGAAAGATACATACCGGAATCACTAAAG TTTCATCAAACCATTAAAACGTACCTGAATGATCGTGTttgggacttttatttttatgtttctaaAGAATGGCCGGAGAAGCCAATAATATTACATTTTCCAGGATGCACGCTTACG CCCAACAACAATATCTATCAAAGCTTTGGTATATTTTGTCCCTCAACACAAATCGAATGTGTCGATCTAATGCGGACCGAAGATATCCTTATCGATTGGAAAAAGCCATTGTACCTGAATTTCACGCATATTGCTATCATGAATCGTCTGGATGACTTTTATTCGACTATTGGTGTAATGGAGAGGCTCGAAGGcgatatttatgtgtgtaataAATTGAATACGGATTTAGAGTTGGAAGAATTGTCGGATGATGCAGAAATGCGTCCACTTACTGCTGAGGATGTGAAAGCTATACACGATTTGTATCCGGCCAGTGAGATTGAACGCATAGAAGTATTCGAGATATTAGTGCAAGTATTGCCCGGTTTGGGAATATTTCGCAAAGATACGAATGAATTAGCCGCATGGATGGTGCATTCTTATTATGGCGCAATGTTCTCAATGCAAACACGTCCAGAGTACCGTCGCAAAGG CTATGGAATTCGACTTGCTAGATCTCTCACTAAACTTGTTATTGAACGTGGTTATTCGCCGTTTGTCGTCATACGTCCACAAAATGATGCTTCTAGAAATCTTTATACAAAGTTAGGATTTACAAAAGCGTACGAAACATGTCGAGTCAAAATGACTCCTGACCTAACAGATGAAATCCGTAGGGAAGGGCCATTGACAAATCCGCAAGCTGCGACTAACGGTGTTAGCAATGCAAAGGGTCCATCAACAAGGGCAGATTATGACACAGAGGCTAACAAAGAAAATCAACCAGTCGATGAAGGAATAGAGGATATGCTAGCTGAAAAATGTGATATTGGTAAGGAGGAAATGTGTACCGCCCACGTAAAAGCTGCAATGGACGAGGGTATCGAAgaggataaataa
- the Polr1H gene encoding DNA-directed RNA polymerase I subunit RPA12, with amino-acid sequence METFNSHPGFCPVCGSILPQLNTVGYVVCYNCKKEFPPDVFGSQDVEYTIHFNSYNPEKLFDKAISYSDDEAEGPVVERKCPKCGNMQMSYATLQLRSADEGQTVFFTCLKCKFKESENS; translated from the exons ATGGAGACATTCAACTCACATCCCGGTTTTTGTCCAGTATGTGGATCCATTCTTCCACAGTTAAATACAGTGGGATATGTTGTATGTTACAATTGCAAAAAGGAATTTCCTCCAGACG tttttggatCACAAGACGTTGAGTACACTATACACTTCAACAGTTACAATCCAGAAAAGTTATTTGACAAAGCTATAAGCTACTCGGATGATGAAGCGGAAGGACCGGTTGTTGAACGCAAATGTCCAAAATGTGGCAATATGCAAATGTCTTATGCGACATTACAGCTGCGTTCTGCTGACGAAGGGCAAACTGTGTTCTTTACATGTCTTAAATGCAA attTAAGGAATCTGAAAACTCATAA
- the Noa36 gene encoding zinc finger protein 330 homolog gives MPKKKTGQRKKAEKQKLRLKEIRSREVPLADMPCNAPMECEKCDKKQKSRAFCYFCQSLQRLPICAQCGKIKCMLKTGDCVVKHPGVYTTGLGMVGAICDFCEAWVCHGRKCLQTHACTCPLQNAICLECERGVWEHGGRIFKCSFCDGFLCEDDQFEHQASCQVLESENFKCQSCNRLGQYSCLRCKTCYCEDHVRRKGFKYEKNKAIPCPKCNYETSVTKDLSMSTRSHKFGRQQQGAPVDSDDEYGGFSYYGAGAYGASASSSYAQENESDEDEYVYENSDEDTEEDEDSDESQEADQDKVK, from the coding sequence ATGCCGAAAAAGAAAACTGGACAAAGGAAGAAAGCTGAAAAGCAAAAATTGCGTCTCAAAGAGATCAGAAGTCGTGAAGTACCACTTGCTGACATGCCCTGTAATGCACCGATGGAATGTGAAAAGTGTGATAAAAAGCAGAAGAGTAGAGCATTTTGCTACTTTTGCCAGAGCCTCCAACGCTTACCAATATGTGCCCAATGTGGAAAGATAAAATGCATGTTGAAAACTGGCGACTGTGTCGTAAAACATCCCGGAGTATATACCACTGGTCTTGGTATGGTCGGAGCGATTTGTGATTTCTGTGAGGCTTGGGTGTGTCATGGAAGGAAGTGTCTTCAAACACATGCTTGCACTTGTCCTCTGCAAAATGCAATTTGTCTCGAATGCGAGCGTGGAGTTTGGGAGCATGGTGGTCGCATTTTCAAATGTTCATTTTGTGATGGATTTTTATGCGAAGATGACCAATTTGAACACCAAGCGTCGTGTCAAGTTTTGGAATCGGAGAATTTTAAATGTCAGAGCTGTAACCGGTTGGGCCAGTATTCTTGCTTGCGTTGTAAAACTTGTTACTGTGAAGACCACGTGCGAAGGAAAGGattcaaatatgaaaagaataaaGCTATTCCGTGTCCGAAATGTAATTATGAGACTTCCGTCACAAAAGACTTGAGTATGTCAACGAGATCTCATAAGTTCGGACGTCAACAACAGGGGGCACCAGTAGATAGCGATGACGAATATGGAGGATTTTCATATTACGGCGCAGGTGCTTATGGTGCCAGTGCAAGCTCCAGTTATGCTCAGGAAAATGAAAGTGATGAAGACGAGTATGTTTACGAAAACAGTGATGAGGATACCGAAGAAGATGAGGATAGTGACGAGTCGCAGGAAGCAGACCAAGACAaagttaaataa
- the Secp43 gene encoding tRNA selenocysteine 1-associated protein 1 has protein sequence MSSSVHCQLWMGSLEPYMTENFIIAAFRKMGEEPTTVRLMRNKYTGEPAGYCFVNFATDESAMDAMHKLNGKPIPGTNPIVRFRLNSASNSYKLPGNEREFSVWVGDLSSDVDDYQLYKVFSTKYTSIKTAKVILDSSGFSKGYGFVRFGIEDEQKSALYDMNGYIGLGTKPIKICNAVPKPKNELGVALGTTSNYGYGGVGITGTSTTTATTADYSQYYDPTSTYWQNYNSWQGYYDQSGAGAISDPNSAYYQQSMAQSHANPQTLAQHAEAWSAQRAAQYEQQAAATAAANNTTNVGEDDDYALVEHKYTLDIDKLNRETLDADRLLYDALESSKWLPLEQLETY, from the exons ATGTCGTCATCTGTTCATTGCCAATTGTGGATGGGTAgt tTGGAGCCGTACATGacggaaaattttataatagcGGCTTTTCGTAAAATGGGTGAGGAGCCAACAACAGTTCGACTTATGAGGAACAAATATACGGGTGAGCCGGCTGGTTATTGCTTTGTTAATTTTGCGACTGACGAGAGTGCAATGGATGCAATGCATAAACTAAATGGCAAACCTATACCCGGAACTAATCCGATTGTTCGTTTTCGATTAAATAGCGCAAGTAATTCATATAAACTTCCTGGAAACGAACGAGAGTTCAGTGTATGGGTTGGAGATTTAAGCTCCGATGTCGATGATTATCAACTTTATAAGgtgttttcaacaaaatataCGTCTATAAAAACCGCCAAAGTAATTTTGGATAGTTCTGGGTTTTCGAAAGGCTACGGGTTCGTACGATTTGGAATCGAGGACGAACAAAAATCGGCATTGTATGATATGAATGGATACATTGGGTTAGGAACTAAAcccataaaaatttgtaatgctGTCCCAAAACCAAAGAATGAATTAGGGGTTGCACTTGGTACAACCAGTAATTATGGTTATGGTGGTGTTGGTATTACTGGGACATCGACCACAACAGCGACAACTGCGGATTATTCTCAATACTATGATCCTACTAGCACTTATTGGCAGAACTATAATTCTTGGCAAGGATATTATGATCAGAGTGGAGCAGGAGCTATATCAGATCCCAACAGTGCATATTATCAACAATCAATGGCACAATCTCATGCCAATCCACAAACATTGGCACAACATGCCGAGGCGTGGAGTGCTCAGCGTGCGGCACAATATGAACAACAAGCTGCAGCTACAGCTGCTGCTAATAATACAACTAACGTTGGTGAAGACGATGACTACGCTTTAGTGGAACACAAGTATACACTGGATATAGACAAATTGAATCGGGAGACATTAGATGCAGATCGTCTGTTATATGATGCTCTAGAGAGTTCAAAATGGCTCCCACTTGAACAGCTGGAAACAtactga
- the LOC106614969 gene encoding minor histocompatibility antigen H13 — protein sequence MSDPVVEIVTDAVKDAVENATSETTTNEKIPATPEGIVVAYGSLVVMAMLPIVFGSIRSVKLHKLKKVSGEKAETMTKKDAMFFPIIASAALFGLYMFFKIFSKDHINLLLTGYFFCLGVIALAHLLSPIVNSLMPTAVPKIPFHMHFTKGEGKQKEDIINYKFSTHDIVCLGISSGIGVWYLYKKHWIANNMFGLAFAVNGVELLHLNNIVTGCILLSGLFFYDIFWVFGTNVMVTVAKSFEAPIKLVFPQDLPTNGLSGTNFAMLGLGDIVIPGIFIALLLRFDHSSKRKSRIYFYSTLVAYFLGLLATIFVMHVFKHAQPALLYLVPACMGTPLLVALVRGELKSLFAYEDHPEEKPEKKENKEISGSSSGANKKKESKKAK from the exons ATGTCCGATCCGGTGGTGGAAATCGTTACTGATGCCGTTAAAGATGCGGTGGAGAATGCAACCAGTGAAACtacaacaaatgaaaaaattccaGCCACACCAGAGGGCATTGTAGTTGCATATGGAAGTTTGGTGGTAATGGCCATGCTCCCAATTGTATTTGGTTCAATTCGTTCAGTTAAATTGCACAAACTCAAAAAG GTGAGTGGCGAAAAGGCCGAAACAATGACCAAAAAAGATGCAATGTTCTTCCCTATAATCGCCTCAGCCGCTCTCTTTGGACTTTAcatgttcttcaaaattttcTCTAAAGACCATATTAACCTGCTACTCACTGGATATTTCTTTTGCTTGGGTGTTATCGCATTAGCACACTTGCTTAGTCCCATCGTTAATTCATTGATGCCTACGGCAGTACCGAAAATTCCTTTTCATATGCACTTTACCAAAGGTGAAGGAAAGCAGAAAGAggatattataaattataaattttcaacgCATGATATCGTATGTTTGGGCATTTCGTCTGGGATCGGCGTatggtatttatataaaaaacattggATTGCCAATAATATGTTCGGACTAGCTTTTGCTGTGAACGGAGTTGAACTACTCCATCTTAACAACATTGTTACCGGATGTATTCTTTTAAGTGGTCTGTTTTTCTACGACATTTTCTGGGTATTTGGAACAAACGTGATGGTTACAGTAGCCAAAAGTTTCGAAGCGCCAATTAAATTGGTTTTCCCACAAGATTTACCCACAAACGGCCTAAGTGGAACTAATTTTGCGATGTTAGGATTGGGTGATATAGTAATTCCAGGTATTTTCATAGCGCTACTATTACGCTTCGATCATAGTTCCAAACGAAAAAGTCGCATTTACTTCTATTCAACTTTGGTGGCATATTTCCTTGGACTTTTGGCGACTATTTTTGTAATGCATGTATTTAAACATGCGCAACCAGCACTACTCTACCTTGTTCCTGCGTGCATGGGTACTCCTTTGTTGGTGGCGTTGGTGCGAGGCGAACTGAAAAGTCTTTTTGC TTATGAGGATCATCCCGAGGAAAAACCTGAGAAGAAAGAGAATAAAGAAATCTCTGGTAGTAGCAGTggagcaaataaaaagaaagaatcAAAAAAAGCCAAATGA
- the Prosbeta4 gene encoding probable proteasome subunit beta type-2, whose product METILGIRGEDFAIVAAETTQARSIVVMKEDENKIHKINNSLVFATMGESGDTVQFTEFISKNIALYKMRNNYELSPKEAAHFTRKNLADYLRSRTPYQVNMMIAGYDEQTQKSALYFIDYLANSVEVKYSGQGYGAMFCQSIFDREYKNGLNQNEAYTILEHCVKEIQKRLVINQKNFKVAIVNKDGFKWMPDINAKNICN is encoded by the exons ATGGAGACAATTTTGGGAATACGTGGAGAAGACTTTGCCATTGTTGCAGCTGAAACAACTCAAGCTCGATCCATAGTTGTTATGAAGgaag atgaaaataaaattcacaagataaataacagtcttgtatttgcCACAATGGGCGAATCTGGCGATACTGTTCAATTCAcggaatttatttctaaaaatattgcgCTGTACAAAATGCGAAACAACTACGAACTGTCACCCAAAGAGGCAGCACATTTTACTCGAAAGAATCTTGCGGATTACTTACGTAGCAGAACACCATACCAAGTTAATATGATGATAGCGGG CTATGATGAACAAACACAGAAATCAGCATTGTACTTCATCGATTATTTAGCTAATTCTGTTGAAGTAAAATACAGTGGCCAAGGCTATGGAGCAATGTTTTGTCAAAGTATTTTTGACAGAGAATATAAAAATGGCTTAAACCAAAACGAAGCCTATACGATTCTTGAGCACTGCGTTAAGGAAATACAAAAGCGTCTTGtaataaatcagaaaaatttcaAAGTCGCTATCGTAAATAAAGATGGTTTCAAGTGGATGCCCGacattaatgccaaaaatatatgtaactaA
- the Pus10 gene encoding putative tRNA pseudouridine synthase Pus10, producing the protein MRNQDLIDYLKCCSVCQFCQLRYLKARGNEYQNKQEYFDRVNVDYDEEIDWTGDPANKKKRQNVCPTCLGLFSEDFKEQLLQSIESTDIDKYECDGIVVAISIPIVLQLRQLSMWYALLDKFGDNINLDRAPDVSLKEAIKLILNPTICERLNKTYDISNGLMLTINLIHTEEQEGITQLEKLNSLVYPRKKGQKLEKMSRSLIEKKYTPLRVSSELFKNAFVVPPSIPTESLRFDSVSLIGPVTYVAGRYRKLSRKLSHTPWVLNGERVMDDSIEEIIIRNIAHYFCDDQKKVNFMSSGREDVDVRCLGAGRPFVLEIPNAFRSSLSSDLARQMEENIDVSQKVSVRDIQIVKREELIHIKMGEEQKRKCYRALCQISTIVTVDILKRLDFQNGFEIQQKTPIRVLHRRPLHTRPRTIYSLKPSVCRQNKKLIILDIVTQAGTYIKELVHGEFGRTTPSVASLIGQHIDIIALDVVEIDLDWPPSVCT; encoded by the exons ATGAGAAATCAGGATCTGATTGATTACCTTAAATGCTGTAGTGTATGCCAGTTTTGCCAACTACGTTATCTCAAAGCTCGTGGCAATGAATATCAAAATAAACAGGAGTATTTTGATCGG gTTAATGTCGATTATGACGAGGAAATTGACTGGACCGGGGATCctgctaataaaaaaaaacgccaGAATGTCTGTCCAACATGTTTGGGCTTATTTTCAGAAGATTTTAAAGAACAACTCCTTCAATCCATAGAGAGCACTGACATCGATAAATATGAGTGCGAtggaattgttgttgctattagtATTCCGATAGTTCTACAATTACGCCAATTGTCCATGTGGTACGCCTTATTAGATAAATTTGGCGATAATATTAACTTAGATCGGGCACCCGACGTATCTTTGAAAGAAGCAATAAAGCTAATTTTGAATCCGACTATTTGCGAAAGACTAAATAAAACATATGATATCAGCAATGGCTTAATGTTAactataaatttaattcatacGGAAGAACAGGAAGGAATCACTCAATTAGAGAAACTGAATAGCTTGGTTTATCCACGAAAGAAGGGTCAGAAATTGGAAAAAATGTCAAGATCattaattgagaaaaaatataCACCTCTAAGAGTAAGTTCCGAGTTATTCAAAAATGCATTCGTTGTGCCTCCGTCGATACCAACCGAAAGTCTTAGATTCGATTCAGTTTCTCTAATTGGACCTGTAACCTATGTAGCTGGGCGATATAGAAAGCTTTCCCGAAAACTATCACATACGCCATGGGTTTTGAATGGCGAAAGAGTAATGGACGACAGCATAGAGGAGATTATTATTCGTAATATAGCTCATTATTTTTG TGATgatcaaaaaaaagtaaactttaTGTCAAGTGGTAGAGAAGATGTGGATGTTAGGTGCCTTGGAGCAGGGCGACCATTCGTGCTGGAAATACCCAATGCTTTTCGATCGTCACTATCTTCTGATTTAGCCCGTCAAATGGAGGAAAATATAGATGTCTCTCAGAAGGTATCAGTTCGCGATATTCAGATAGTTAAACGAGAAGAATTAATACACATAAAAATGGGAGaagaacaaaaaagaaaatgctACCGTGCACTTTGTCAAATCAGCACCATAGTGACGGTAGATATTTTAAAACGGCTGGATTTTCAGAATGGATTTGAAATCCAACAGAAGACTCCGATACGTGTATTACATCGTCGACCACTCCACACAAGACCTCGAACTATATATAGTCTAAAGCCATCAGTTTgtagacaaaataaaaaattaattatcctTGACATCGTAACACAAGCGGGAACATACATTAAGGAGTTGGTTCATGGAGAATTTGGACGAACTACTCCATCAGTGGCGTCATTGATTGGACAACATATCGATATCATAGCGCTTGATGTAGTGGAAATAGATTTGGATTGGCCCCCTTCAGTTTGCACATGA
- the ND-15 gene encoding NADH dehydrogenase [ubiquinone] iron-sulfur protein 5, which translates to MSLGPFLRTPFTDLTGCLINHQTYEKCGKMEMEMMECLEAYGVERGQKMCTDIIADFSECVGVQKQLRRFHAMRNERLKQYYFGDRKKEELFADPPRVDAF; encoded by the exons ATGTCTTTGGGACCATTTTTGCGTACTCCTTTTACGGATTTGACTGGATGTTTGATCAATCACCAAACCTATGAGAAATGTGGAAAGATGGAAATGGAAATGATGGAATGTCTTGAAGCTTACGGAGTTGAAAGGGGTCAAAAAATGTGTACTGATATTATTGCAGATTTCAGTGAATGTGTTGGTGTACAGAAGCAACTAAGGAGGTTCCAT GCAATGCGTAATGAACGGCTAAAACAATACTATTTTGGTGACCGTAAAAAGGAAGAACTATTTGCGGATCCTCCTAGAGTTGATGCTTTCtaa